The nucleotide sequence GAACAAACTCACACAAGAAATCAAAAGTCATTACCATAGTTCATCTACTGATGAACTATGGAATACATTTACAGAAAGACTACTTCAATCAGTCAAGAAAAACATCCCCCAGAAAACaatcacaaacaagaaaaaactaCCCTGGgttgataaaacattaaaaatcatgaTAAACAAAGTTAAAAGACTACATAAAAAGAGCAAAAACAGTCCAGagcaaaagaaaaaatacaaatacttaaaaagaacattacaaaaagaaatgcgTAATGCCTACTGgaattacattgaaaaaatgatatttgaccTACCAGTAGATGAACCAGATGACAACATCAGAAAAAAACAACCTAAGAACTTGTTTACATacataaaaagtatgaaaaatgacaatacagGCATTGCTGCACTTAGAAAAGATGGTAAACTTACTGACAATACATCTGACAAAACTAACATCTTAAATAGTCAGTTTCAAAAAGCATTTTCTGAAGAAACAACAAGTGAACCTATTCCGGATAAAGGGAAATCGAACTATCCAAAAATGAACAAGATCACCATCTCCAAGAAGGGTGTCATAAAATTACTGGACAAGATAAATCCTAATAAAGCAACTGGTCCAGATCAAATTTGCGGAACAGTACTTAAAGAACTTAGTAGCGACATTTCAACTGCAATCACCTACATCTTCCAAAAATCGCTCGATACAGGAAAAATCCCAAAAGATTGGAAACATGCAAATGTCTGTCCTGTTTTTAAAAAAGGTGATAAACACAACGCAATAAATTATAGACCCATATCTCTCACATGCATACTTTGTAAGATCATGGAACACATAATAGCCAGTAGTATGATGGACCATCtagaaaataacaatattttgtacgaccttcaacacggattTCGAGCAAATAGATCATGCGAAACCCAACTAGTATCATTCATCCAAGAACTAGCAAAAAATAACAACAGTAACATCCAAACCGACATAATTGTGATGGACTTTGCCAAAGCCTTTGACAAAGTTCCTCACAAAAGACTTCTCTACAAACTGAAACAATATGGCATTGATGACAACACCCTAAAATGGATAGAAGATTTTCTCACATCTCGGACACAAACAGTGATTATTGATGGTGTTCAGTCAGACAAAATAAACGTAACATCTGGTGTTCACCAAGGAACAGTTTTGGGTCCGATCCTTTTCCTTGTATACATAAATGACTTTAACGAATACATCAAACACAGTACCCTCAGATTATTTGCAGATGATagcataatttataaaacaatacaaaacaaagaAGACACACAAAAACTGCAAGAAGATCTCACATCAGCTGCAAAATGGGAGAAGGACTGGCTCATGTCATTCCATCCAGACAAGTGCTCAGTCCTTCAGATAACAACTAAGAAAAATCCATTAAATTTTGACTATACTCTCCACCAACATGTACTTCAAAAAGAAACATCCACAAAATATCTGGGAATTACTATACAAACTGATTTAAAATGGAACAAACATGTAAACAATATCACAGCTGCAGCCACACAAAAGCTGAACTTTATTAAAAGGAATCTAAAAGTCAACTCAAAAACAGTCAAAGAAAAAGCATACATTGCACTTGTAAGACCAAAGCTAGAATACAGCAGCTGCGTCTGGGACCCGCACACCAAATCTCAAACACACCAACTTGAGATGGTCCAGCGCAGAGCAGCAAGGTACACCTGCAACAGATACCATAACACCAGCTCAGTCACTGAAATGCTACAAACTCTAAATTGGGCAACACTTGAGAAAAGGCGAATTAGAACCCGCATCATTTTCCTCTACAAAATTATACATCATCTTGTTGCCATATATCCGACAGACCTACTTACACAATCTGATACAAGAACACGTCAACATTCACATATTTACTCCTTCAGGCCCATACAAACCACTAAAGATTCATACAAGTACTCATTCTACCCTAGAACAATCTTGCAATGGAACCTTCTCCCAGTAGCTGCAGTTCAATGTACTACTCTTGAAAGCTTCCGAGAACAGATTCCAATATCTGTTCTCAATAAACatctaaacatttaaataaattccacaatgtatatagttttaaccaaaatgtatagtacaaaaacagaagaaaaagaagttatgttgaaatttatatttttatttttgtattattcactgtaaataaaatttatatcccACGCACGCGCGGCATAGTAAAATCAGTGCCCGGCACgttatcatcagtatgttgatggagtgctgaattataaagaagaagaacaGAACTGCTTTAAAGGAGCGTTTACGGAGATGCCAgacatattttgtatatttaatttcGCATTTACCTAATCTCAGTGTgtggaaaaaaatatcaatatacgtCAATATGAATACAGTTTATTGACAATTGAGCTAATAATAAAAtcctttttatttaattttaaggatgtaatttaaaaaaaaatactggatATCCTTAATACCCACGTGATCGGAAAATGGCGGATCGTCAAAACACAAATCCGTTCCTCGATGACGATAGTATTTTAGAAGAAAATACCATCGCACAGTCTCCAAAATCTGATGAATCGACGGAAATGACCTTAGATTCTCTAGCAGCTAGACTTCTTAAAGAAAATTTACTGTTAACGGCCCTAGAACTGCATACGGAGTTGACCGAGCTGGGAAGGGAAGTCCCACGTCTGAGGGATTATTTTTCAAATCCAGGAAACTTTGAAAGAACTAAAGAGGACCTTACATCTCCTACATTGCGtaagatatataaaaatatctaatcagcagtgaatttttttttttgtgaatattaTTTAAGGAATTAATTTCCTACAAAGTCAAAGTTTCTGCTTAAGAGTGCATATGCATCATAATCACGTTTAGTTCTGCCATATACATCTTATTGCTCTTTGTCCGTTATAACTGAACATCACaaaggttcctgtaaaatttggaCAACATAATATAAAATGCTTGAGACCACAATGGATAAGTGATtgttgttcatttatatgttgttttaaaatattatgattgtctgtatttggatcacgcctctattgtgctctttccaataaaatattgaattgaattgaattgaattgaattgtatatGGGTCTCATTGAGGTCTAAGTGTGACACAGATTTGGCCATTTTTTTAAGCttgacatgtgaaagtcaaattgTTAAGcatgaaaacaggaaatgaagtcTGGCGGGACACTGGAAATTACATGCgctattaggcagcaaccatttgattttctgggggggggctatggttttttttttctgtacaaactttttttttcgcctgtggcgaaaaacaatctatttttttcgcgacaagttgaaaacaatttttttctttcaattttagcattacatatagtggtagctgagggtgaaacaaacaatttttttttctcagaatcaaaaacaaattttttttcttccaaaaactggaaacaaacttttttttccaaaaaaaaccatagccccccccccagaaaatcaaatggttgctgccttatggcAAAAAAAAGCGGGTTACCGGATTCTCATTAAACAATTAGCAGGATCCGGGTTCAGACCCccacccccaatgagacccccttgtATGACGTAAATGGTTCAAGCAGGGCAGATTCTTAAGTTAATCAGGACAGATTTCCAAGCATATCTTTCTGATGGATTTAAAAATGGTTTGTAAAATACGGGAAAGCTTCATTAAAACAGAGCAGTTGCTTGGAAACATGCATAGGATTTCTTGTACTACATGTATCATACAATTTCCACCTCTTTACACTACCTCAGTACTATCATCATCAAGATTATTTtggtatacaaatgtatattcaaGTGGCATTGTGGAAATTTTAATGTCATAGAAATTGGGGTTTTGCATTTACAGCATCGAATGGATGACTCTTCAAATTTTTCTCAGGAATGTTGTTACAAAATTCATCAGGCCTGGACATATTTGTTCAAGGACATGTCCTGTCGGTCCAGTGCTTATGTCCAGGACTGTACATAAGTCAAGATAATTACTTAATAATTTGCTGATGGTCATACAGCACCCTGTAGCTGCCTACTTCTAGGTCATTTGGTCTCGGGTTGGACAGGTGTATCATTGGCAATAGGACATTGTAAAAACATAATGTGTCTGGTCTTGAGAGCGATCTTAAATTTAAgtggctttaaaaattaaaaatttaagttaaattcatgtttgtttttaattgtttcattTCAGAGAGAGCTTCCAGCATACAAACCTTTGATTCACTAGATTTTGCTCGATATTCTGATGATGGTGGGGGGCAAGTAGATGAAAGAGTTGCAGGTTTgttaaaaacataattaaaagcAGATTCATGATGAATAACTTGAGTTTATACTACATACTGTAGCATTGTTctgatttaataaataaattaattcaaacttgtgAGGGAGGATATGATCATTCAGATATTCATGCAAGGCATCTGCTCCTCAGATCATTGTTAAAAACCTTAAGGCGTTACGAATTTGTAAAGATGAAGAAAgctaaaaaaaatagtaataattttgtaatatactAGCCGAAATTCTAACATAGATATTATTAATGATTATTTCACCTGTAATTTATGTATATTACATGTAATGAATACTTATTCTTATATTGACAGTTCTGGAATTTGAGTTGAGAAAAGCACAGGACACAATCAAATCACTACGAGCTAGTTTAACAAAAGAAGCAGGTGAATATTCATGTATTtctactttaaataaaaaatgcatttattgatAAGGAGATATAGCCATCAATTAAAAAGTTACCAAAAGAAAACTagaatagatataaaaagatgtttaatgagtgccaataagacaactctccatccaagtcacaatttgtaaaagtaaacccttataggtcaaagtacggtcttcaactcAAAGACTTGTTCacggctcacaccaaacagcaagctatatatggcaccaaaaatgactagtgtaaaaccattcaaagaggaaaaccaatggtctaatctatatataaaaaaaaaaccacatgagAATCCCTTATGAACCGCATCAACAGAAGTCaatatacagtcttcaacaataagaagGTGTCTATAAAGAACTTTATACATTATATGTCAAGATCTTGATTGCTATAGTCCAAAAATGTGAAAAGACTTTTTGTTAAGTGATTCACTGTGAACACCAATGTTATTGTCTGATGCATTAAAAAAGAACCATATTGTATCTACATGTACCATTATTCAAAAGtaattttaagataaatattgACATTATATGATACAATGTATGTTTGTAACTTTGCAGAAACGGACTCAGGTCCAGCTGATCAAGTAAATGAAGACACTATATCACCAAACAAGGACGATCCAATCAAACCATTGGAAAGAAAGGCTTTAAACTTTCTGGTCAATGAGTACCTGTTACAGAACAATTATAAACTGACATCCGTTACATTCTCAGAGGAAAATGAAGAACAGGTACAGAATGGATTACGTTTACTTATTATAAGGGGAGCGTATTAACAAAattaagtacaaaaatgtaccccaaaaatgcatattttacatTAATTCAAAATACCGGtatgttaattttaaaatataaaattttaaaacttacatatcaatgttttgttttgatcACAAAACATAAAGGTTGCTACTCTTGGAATCTATGCAatataccattttatttttattataattcttTGTAAAGTTACGTTATGATTTGGAAAAATTTCTGTAAATAATGATAGTGTTTTTGTTTGAACTAGGATTTTGAAGATTGGGATGATGTAGGACTGAACATTGCTCGACCACCAGACTTACTCCACTTATATAAAGATTTTGGTAGCCATACAGCACCATTGGTAGAAACTTGTAGTGTGGGCTGTATGGTATGCTTTGAAGATGAAAGGATTGCTGCTATACAGGAACAACACAAACTTATGTGTCAGGAAATGGTGAGATAATTGTTGTTTAGGACATAGGGGGAAGGGGAGGTAAATATGTATGGTGTGCATTGAAGATGAAAGGATTGCTGCTATACAGGAACAACACAAACTTATGTGTCAGGAAATGGTGAGATAATTGTTGTTTAGGACATACGGGGAAGGGGAGGTAAATATGTATGGTGTACTTTGAAGATGAGAGGATTGCTGCTATACAGGAACAACACAAACTTATGTGTCAGGAAATGGTAAGGTTTTTGATAATTGATGTATAGGAGGGTAAAGGTAGTGTACTTTTAGGGGGAAAGTATGGTATCGATTGAAGATATAACTGTTTCTGTcacaaatgaaaaatatacaaatttgtcTGGAGATTTGTGATATTGTACATTGTGTGTGAAATGGACCATAGTGCTTTGAAGATTAAAGGAATTTTGccatacagaaaaaaacataaacaacttCAATAGTTTTTATTTCTCAGGAAATTATGAGATTTATTGTGTGTTGAAGTACAGTACACAAGACTACATCTTTAGGGTATTATGATTTGATTGGGGATGCTTAATATGATTGGTAACAAGGATTTatataagtatttatttttgacGTGTTATTTTAAAAGAGTGTGTTAATTAGAAGTTATTTCCTGTTTCACCAAGATAACCATATGGTTTGAATGCACATTATACATACAGAtacagtttatatttttctaaattgctgattgaatgaaaatgaaattaagcAAATAATAAGCATTTAACCTTTTCCATGAAACAGTTTATTGCTTTGTTAACTTAGCCAGTACACTCATCTACATGTGTATATGCATATTAAGCTTAAATGGTGATATACAAACAATGAAGAACTCttcaaaaatgtgtttaattataatataaatagaataaaataattaaaataatatagtgttattaactggctgtttctgtattggcactggtatagattcaaggtttgctgtattggcATCGAGACCCGTAGGGTCGAGGGCCAATACAGCTGACcgagaatctataccagtgccaatacagaaacagccagttcttaacacttttattaaatgattataagagaattaaaaaccggaagtgaacgtcCTGTATTAGCCCATGGGCCAATACAGCTTTTTCCccgcttttttctgtattggccctgttttttccgtttcaaaactttaagacgttacaaaacattgcacatcatttaacctgtttattttatgactttaatttaaaaaatattattcaaatgtttttatgCATAACGACAGTACTTCCAAAGTTAAGTAATGGCGTAAGAAAATTgaaaaccggaagtgaacgtcCTGTATGAGCCCTAGGGCTAATACGGCTTTTTTCccgcttttttctgtattggccctgtttttttctgtattgacCCTGTTTGAAGAGCAAtattaaatcttgatttatattgACAGTGGAACGTTTTTagtattgcacatgctgatttatccgtattagggcttatttgctcatatcatttaataataacacattattatattttgatttatctcCTGCAGGAAATAAGAATCTCACAGTTAGAAATAGAATTAGATTGTTGTAAAATAGAGAAAGATCAACTGATGTTACAGTTAGAAGATTATAAAAGGTTGGTATTCTGGTGGGTGTGTCTGCGTAGTCAGTAATCATATAGTCTTCATTGAAACTCAGCAGTTTCCAAGTTAATGAAGGGGAGATGTGGTAGGACTGCTGAGACAATAAATCACCAGagtttaattgatgaaatatatgGCCATTTAAGGGACTGATACAGCTTTCATCAATGAGAAAACCTATAcaatatagtcagctataataggcaaGACAATAGTAgacagaaaaaaacaattaaacaataaaaaaaaaattgagaatggaaatggggaatatgtcaaagagacaacaaccaaaccaaagaatagaaaaaatagaCTGCTTGATTTATACAACACAAGATTTATTTGGAAAATGTCTATTTATTGTtggtattacatgtatatcatgtcTTAAGATTGTGTCAGGATTTGCAACTTCTGATTTTTAATATCTATAGATAAtgagtttaaatattttttttgcagtaataattataataatgataaagTGATACATTCCACACCATCCAAACCAATAGATTCTACCAAGAAATCTGACAACTCAGACCGTGTGTCGTTAAACTTATCAGAAAATAGTGTTGACATTGTTGAAAATGGAATGTTCTCTATTAGAGAAATGGGAGATGGTTCAGAAACTTTGTCTGTCAATCAAATAACATGTGACTCTGTATCAGAGTCATCAGAGACCAATCAAAATGAAGATAGAAATACAAATGAGAATACAAGTGAAATGAACCAAAATGAGGAACAGACAATAGACACAACAGAAGGAACACAATCTCGTAAGGAAAAACCACCAGATAAAGGACAACAACGTGAGAAAAATCCATCAAGATATAGGTACTAGAGATTCAGCTAAAAATTATAGATACCAATCTTTGACATCCATTAATTTACAGATTTCAATTTAATTGTTGTAATAATTGTAACAGTgctaaaaatgataaattattgaaTGTCACAATTAAAACTGTTCTATGGAAATTTTTCTTTTCCAATCTTTATATAGTTCagttaaattaacaaaaaacatacttttaaaaaaaagattgaggttattttatgtttttttctgatttcaagagttaattccccttattttaaaattgcaaaatcacACCGAGGAGACAACTGTTGGTTGAacaacaaaatagttttgtcCAGAAAAAAGTTTATCGTAAGACACTGGATTATCCCCCTTTGTTGAATATAccagaaaattatatatttaccaagtaagaatttgtttatttttttattttatttaaagccTTTGTTGAATATAccagaaaattatatatttaccaagtaagaatttgtttatttttttattttatttaaagccTTTGTTGAATATAccagaaaattatatatttaccaagtaagaatttgtttatttttttattttatttaaagccTTTGTTGAATTACAGTTTGATGTTTGGATGTTTTTGTTATGTATGTGAAAATagttttaagaaaatatatttacagAAGAACATCAGTGTCATTCCAGAGAGCTTTACGTGATGTGTGTTTCCATGTTTCTAAAGATAATAGGTTGATAAATGAGGTATGTATTGATTTTATTGTCTCCCCTGCAATGGGAGgtaacaacaatactttatttttaagATATAACTAATCTATAGATATAGAGATTCTGAATTACAGTGTTGGCATCAACAAGACTTAggtcaaaatattttcatatactaTAAAATAAGGCACATGTTTTGTCCTTAatgttctttatttgtttttccgTAAAAGGCATAATAATGTTTTAACCTTTCCAGATGTCTAAGATATTGGGGTCAAATACCAATACTATAGTGCTGATTTTATGTTTTAACCTTTCCAGGTGTCTCAGATTGTTGGATCAGATACTGATACTGTAGTGTTGATGTTAAGTCGATGCCTGCCACATATTGTACCTAATGTTCTGTTGGCTAAACGTGAGGTCAGTAGAAGATATTATTTTCAGCATATTCTTAAATATCATAGTGTTTTTATCCTTGATTTACCCTAAAATTAAGAAGCTTTTGATGAATTATACAGTCAAAAGGTTTGCCTATCAGCTTCAGGACCCATGACACATTACAGTTTAGCATGTACAATCTCTTATTGACAACATAATAAAGTGATGAGTGACATATTAAAAAAGAACATATGAAACCTGACAGTTAGAAAAACACCAAAAAGAACAGATTTTATGAAGTCAACATCAGATCATATGTATTACTTGCAGCAATTACTTGTTTAATTTGAAGAAAGAATCCCAAGAAATAACTTAGCTATGTTTAGtgaatattttcttaatataaatttgaGCTGGTTATACATTTTgcaataaaatttcaaatgatttaattttttcagGAGTTAATTCCCCTGATTATATGCACAGCCATGTTACATCCTAACAGTAAAGATAGAGATCGACTactgaatattttatttaatctAATCAAAAAGCCAGATGAAGAACAAAGGTATTTAATGGAGAAGATATTAGAGCAACAATTTATACATAAATTTATTGCAATATTGTTTTACTCATTCAACTAGAAATGATGGCTAAAGACTTGCAGTTTCTTTAACACATTTGTAGTAACACTTTCTGGTGCATTTTGTCTTTCTTATTTCATTAAAAGTAAACATATGCTTGTGTAATATGTTGTGTGTAACTAACTGTAgaagtttaataatttatttctgCTTTCTTTGATAGGAACATGATACTGACTGGTATTGTGGCGTTTGCTCAACATGTTGGTCAACAGAGGCTGGAGGAAGAATTATTACCTCAGTGCTGGGAACAGGTACTATTGAAAAATAGAGTTTTGTAAAACACATGGAAAACATTgacagcaaaaagtaaaatcccaaaaatactgaacatagaggaaaatcaattcggaaagtccataatcacatggcaaaatcaaataacaaaacgcatcaaaaaatgaatggacaagaactgtcatattcctgacttggtaaaggcattttcaaatgtagaaaaaggtggattaaacctggttctatagcgttaaccctctcactttgatgacagtctcatcaaattccgttatatttacattgatgtgttaactaaacagacacaataaataaagtaGTCAAATGACATGAACTGATCTGAAAGATTaacattaaattaaaacaatataaacaataattatttctATAACCCTTTAAAAATGAGAAGCAGCATATATGATATTTATAGCTTTGGAAAAATATACCATTCTCTTAAATGATTTGTAGCCTGAAAACTTATCATTTGTTGAAATGCCAAAAACCAGGAGTCTTTGAAAACTGGTATACAGATTAAAAACATtgcatacattgtacatatgaTTAACAAAGCGCATAATGAGCCTACATGTGTTTTACAGATCAACCATAAATATCCTGAGAGAAGAATTTTAGTAGCCGAAGCATGCGGGGCATTATCACCATACATTCCAGTAAGTTATTACTCACCAGTTTTCTACAAGTCTAAACTCGCTCATAGAATTATCTaataaagattgaaataaatcAGAATTTATATGTTCTGATAATGGGATAACTGCTTTTAtcataaaattgggaatggaaatggggaatatgtcaaagagacaacaacctgaccaatgggtcttcaacacagcataAAAATCCTGCACCCAGAGACAGGcatcagctggtccctaaataaatatatgtactatttcagtgaaaatatccatcatactaaactccaaaacatgtaaatgaacaaaaataaaaaacgtACAACACTTACAGAGGCTCAAGCCTCATTATGGACAGTCGCAAAAATATGGTggatttaaacatgttttgtgaaatcaGTCTATTTTGGAAGATTTTATTGAAACTGAAAAGTGGAATGGTTGCATGTAtagataatttataatttcagCAAATGCATATTTCCATTCACCTTTTAAATTCTTCATTATTGTTATATTGAAAGTTTTGTGAATTCTGTATTATGTTCATTAAGTCTCACAGTAAAAATTGATTTCAGAATGAATTACTCAGCTCCTTAGTGTTATCAATGTTACAACAAATGTTGATGGACGACAAAGATGACGATGTTCGGGAAGCTGTGATACGTAGTCTAGGACTTATTGTAGGATTCATACAAAATCCTGATAAATATACCCAGGTAGGTTACCATGGTTACAAGGGAAGCTGTGATACGTAGTCTAGGGCTTATTGTAGGATTCATACAAAATCCTGATAAATATACCCAGGTAGGTTACCATGGTTACAAGGGAAGCTGTGATACGAAGTCTAGGGCTTATTGTAGGATTCATACAAAATCCTGATAAATATACCAAGGTAGGTTACCATGGTTACAAGGGAAGCTGTAATACGAAGTCTAGGGCTTATTGTGGGATTCATACAAAATTCTGATAAATATACCCAGGTAGGTTACCATGGTTACAAGGGAAGCTGTGATACGAAGTCTAGGGCTTATTGTAGGATTCATACAAAATCCTGATAAATATACCCAGGTAGGTTACCATGGTTACAAGGGAAGCTGTGATACGAAGTCTAGGGCTTATTGTAGGATTCATACAAAATCCTGATGAATATACCAAGGTAGGAAATAAGGGATACAATATATTCATGATAAATGTTGATAGAAGTCAAAAGTGACATTTGTTCATTGTGCTTTATCTTGATAAAGATATAATCCTGTTCAaaaacaagattaaaaaaaaatgttatctcaTTCCAAACAtaccttaaatataaaaaattcactTGCCAACCCCTTAGAAGTTTATTTTATGGATACTGAAGATATAGACAAAGATCCAAAGATACGTAATTACAGGATATGTCACAAGAAAGTCAATAATATAACAGATCTTTTACACATCTGTCATTGCCTAGGGTTGTCAGTTTCTGCAGATGGTCAGTTGATCTTCCTGGGttctctggcttcctccaccaataaaaacttacTGTTACAATTTAGTTCTGAAAGTGGCATCACCTGTTAACATCAATCAGGCCACAAATTTCTATAAAtatcacttttatttttaaattactgcATATAAACATAATTTTAGGTCAAAAGCACCTATACTGCCAATGTCTCTGAAGTTGTAATATCTTTTTACCCTTTATTAAATAATCGTAATCATTATACTGtgttaaatataaaacatgtatataatagaACTCATTCTGACTTTGCTCTAGCTGTagctattttgattttattttactcGTAGGGTTATGAGTTATTAAAAATGGCATTAAAAGATACCTCAGAGAAGGTTGTGATAGCCACACAGCATGTGTTTCTGCCGTCATTTGCTATGTGGGCGTGTGATCTGGATAAACTACAACATAATCTGATACATAGTATACTAAGAGATCTGGAAGATATGGTGAGTCTTAGCAACACAATATTTATTCTGTTGTCCTTTTAATGTAGTacacccaacaccttgactaaaattaatttcaaaggctcgtttaattttcataaaattttgacaaaatatttactttgaacgtttgaaaaaaatataaaaatttcaaaaaacttgaaccaatcactttctcgaaaaaaaaaaagaagctaatTGTTTCCTTAACAATtcaacgtgattaaaacgttttgctgattttacagagttatctccctgtagtggaTGTATGATGTGAATAGACTACATGTTTTTCTGCTGTCCTAATGTGGATACAGAATAATTTGATACATAGTATCAAGGAAACGCTTTATACAATATAGAATTTCTGTTAGCACAACAATAAAGCATTTAGCCTATTACCTTGAATAGTTGCTACTTGCATATTTTGTGCATACTTAAATTATCATAAgcaaaaaaatatgtattcagGAATAGCTATAATTTTATTATACGTGAAAGagtatttttcacaatttttatttatttatcttaaatAGAAGCAATTAGAGATGTACAATTTGATCTCTTGAGTTGAAACCCTGCTCAATGCCAATCTTAATTaattaggattgtcagttttcctgttaTCCATGGTTATCTCTTGGTCCTCAGGCT is from Mytilus galloprovincialis chromosome 6, xbMytGall1.hap1.1, whole genome shotgun sequence and encodes:
- the LOC143078496 gene encoding RAB11-binding protein RELCH homolog; the protein is MADRQNTNPFLDDDSILEENTIAQSPKSDESTEMTLDSLAARLLKENLLLTALELHTELTELGREVPRLRDYFSNPGNFERTKEDLTSPTLQRASSIQTFDSLDFARYSDDGGGQVDERVAVLEFELRKAQDTIKSLRASLTKEAETDSGPADQVNEDTISPNKDDPIKPLERKALNFLVNEYLLQNNYKLTSVTFSEENEEQDFEDWDDVGLNIARPPDLLHLYKDFGSHTAPLVETCSVGCMVCFEDERIAAIQEQHKLMCQEMEIRISQLEIELDCCKIEKDQLMLQLEDYKSNNYNNDKVIHSTPSKPIDSTKKSDNSDRVSLNLSENSVDIVENGMFSIREMGDGSETLSVNQITCDSVSESSETNQNEDRNTNENTSEMNQNEEQTIDTTEGTQSRKEKPPDKGQQREKNPSRYRKYIYRRTSVSFQRALRDVCFHVSKDNRLINEVSQIVGSDTDTVVLMLSRCLPHIVPNVLLAKREELIPLIICTAMLHPNSKDRDRLLNILFNLIKKPDEEQRNMILTGIVAFAQHVGQQRLEEELLPQCWEQINHKYPERRILVAEACGALSPYIPNELLSSLVLSMLQQMLMDDKDDDVREAVIRSLGLIVGFIQNPDKYTQGYELLKMALKDTSEKVVIATQHVFLPSFAMWACDLDKLQHNLIHSILRDLEDMCAAGAKRASTSQTIPLNEGRFLLLLSSLKELVTFLYISVISSGPYLDKDIDCDIPQLDEFQFPKSSSPLTDLNVIIGDSEELSSLVHRFHNHLSQEWFEPWDSFNWVVNNFIPRLLEVVMGSGLSMPKVITQLCSCFLTISRTFGKVFVEKKVRPKFIELLIQNDDEDVNSYMRSKQTAVTTSIIPVYASGVLTAFNSEEDKQQLCQFLHEILCTLSLYQAPLESLKSAISVLSCDSTNHELLLTVLWEGVVHTSAQVRASSARLFELLVKGVNESLVSSRVFPALVTLGNDPEILVRTSTIPALGAIIENVTVREMLDRAYMQFLTFMDDSAYRDEHKVHLELIHTLARVGPNTEPKFREEFILPRLAAMASANNHMAEEKKKREIALELFEAYSSMSCCVMNDQLVRETMLPGLRCLQHDMVQIAPEHEEVIQSMIRDYETKMELSRSDRSSSFGQSNTGSDDVKSRMMSRLKDTANLSNIFTRKK